The window GAGAAGTTCACCCGCATGATGGCCAACCTGTGCTGGGTGATCACAGGGTTTCCAGAGTACGTGTCGGCGCTGGCCGCCCGTTGCCCGAAGAATGACCATATGGTCAAGGCGGCGCTGCTGGAGAACGCCTACATCGAGCGCGATCATCCGTTTCTGCTGGCGCAGGCGGTGACCGCGCTGGGTGGACCGGGTGACGCCATCCTGGATGGGCCGGACTGGGTATCCTTCGACTTTGACCCCTACGTTCACATGCTGCGCATGACGATTGAGGGCTACGTGTTTCACCGGCCGTGGATCGAGGGCATGGCGGCCACGGCGGTCGGCGTCGAGAGCGTGGTGCCGGCGGTGTTCGGGCGCATTGGGGCGGCGGCGATCAAGCACTACGGCCTGACCGAGGACGACGCCGAGTGGTTCCACATCCACAGCGGCGAGGTGGAGATGGAGCACGGCAACGAAGGTCTGCGCGTGCTGGACAAGTACGTTGCCGACGATGACCTTGACACCCAGGCGGCCTGCATTGCCGCCGCAAGGCTGGTATCGGACGGCATCGGCGTTGGCCTGTTCGACGCCGTGGGTCGCTGGTAGCGCCGATGGCGCGTATCCGGATCAACGATAGCGCTGCGGCGACTTGACACGCCGACCGAACAGTTGTTTAACAGTCCCGTGCCAATGGAAACTTGGCATGACGCGGAGGCTGCGGCCCATGGAGGGCGAGCCTGGGCGGGATTGGGACTGATTTCGCTGCAGGCCAATGGTTTGAAACTTGACGTTCGGTTCGCCGAAGTCGGCGCCGGAACCACCACGAGGAATCCCCATGGCTACTGTTGCGAAAGAACTGCACACCCACTATCTCATTGACGTCAAAGGCGACTGGTTACGTCACCTCAAGCAGGACGTGCTGGAACCGCTGACCGGCAAAGCGGTGAATCACCCGGTGCTCAAAGCCATCGAAGCCGGGCGCCTGCCGAAAGAAAAATTCGCGCGCATGATGGCGAACCTGTGCTGGGTGATTACCGCCTTTCCGGAGTACGTGTCGGCGCTGGCCGCCCGTTGCCCGAAGAATGACCACGTGATCAAGGCTGCCTTGTTGGAGAACGCCTACATCGAGCGCGACCATCCGTTCCTGCTGGCGCAGGCGGTGAACGCGCTGGGTGGGCCGGGTGACGCCATTCTTGAGGGGCCGGACTGGGTGTCGTTCGACTTTGACCCCTACGTTCACATGCTGCGCATGACGATCGAGGGCTACGTGTTTCACCGGCCATGGATCGAGGGCATGGCGGCTACCGCGGTCGGCGTCGAAACCGTCACCCCGGCGGTGTTCGGTGGCCTTGGCAGGGCTGCCGTTCAACACTATGGCGTGTCGGAAGAAGACGCCGAGTGGTTCCGAATTCACGGAGGCGAGGTCGAGATGGAGCACGGTAACGATGGCCTGCGTGTGCTCGACAAATACGTCGGGGCGGATGATCTGAACACGCAGCATGCCTGCATTGCCGCGGCCAGACTGGTGTCCGATTCCGTTGGCGTCGGTGTGCTCGACATGGTGGGTCGCTGGTAGCGCCGATGGCGCGCATCCGCATCAACAACGGACCATGGCGCAAGGTGATGCCCGGATCGAGTCTGCTCGGCCTCATCAGGGGCCGGGCCGGCATTCGCATACATACGTCGTGCGGCCTGGGTAATTGTGGCTCGGATATCGTCCTTATCCGGTCCGGCATGGAGCACCTGAGTCCGGCATTCCCCAGCGAGTTGCGTACCCTGGCCGTCGAAGGTGCGCCCGACAACGCGCGCCTGTCGTGCGTGACCAAGTTGCTGGAGGGTGACGTGGAGATCGAAGTGCCGGACTACAGCCTGGAACAGCCGGCCGCCTGAGCTATCGGTACGCCCCTAAACCGGCCAGTTGCCCCGCACGGGGAAACTGGCCGGGTTTTTGTGTACGCGGAATTTCAGGCAGCCTTCAGGGAGGCGACGGCGAGTCCTGGGGCGTGCGCCTTAACGCACGCCGCAGCTGATCAGGCGCCGCCACTCCCGGTATTGGCCGTAGTACAGCGTCTCGTCCATCACATGCGGGCCGCTTGATTCCGGGTTGATTCCCAGCTGCTGGGCCAGGTCATCGGCGCCTCGGATCATGCGCGTCATGCCCCGGTCATAGCCCTGCTGCCAGGCCACATAGCGGGCCTGGAAGCCGTCCTGGCAGGCCTCGAATTCGGACAGGTCGTCCGGCGTCGCCATGCCGGTGGCATTGAAGAAATCCTCGTACTGACGGATCCGCCGCTCGCGTGCGACGCGGTCCTCGCCCTTGGGCGCGATGCAGTAAATCTGCACCTGTGTCAGGTCGGGCGCGATCGGCTGGAACACGCGAATCTGCGACGAGGCCTGCTCCATCAGGTTCACGTTGGGATAAATCAGCAGGTTGCGCTGACGGCGCAGCATCCAGTCCGCATATACCTCACCCAGGCGCGCCCTGACCTCGTCCCGGCTATCCCACAGCGGACGGTTTTCAGGCCGCGGGAAGGTGCTCCAGATCATGGCGTGGCCGCGGCCCAGGTCGTAGCAGCCAGTGCGACCGGTCAGGGCGTTTTTGTCGAAGCCGGTCTTGACCTTGTCCGGACGTCCTCCGGAGTCGGCGCCTTCCAGCCGGCGCGTGATCACGCCCACGTAATTGCCGTGCACGCTGGTGAAGTGGTAGCCGTCGATGCCGTTCTCGCACTGCATCTTCCAGTTGCCGCGGTAGGTGTAGGTGGACGAACCGCGCAGTACCTCGGCGCCGTCCGGTCCCATGCCGGCCAGCATGTCGATGAACGGCCGCGTGTTGCCCAGGTGCGTTTCCAGGTCCGGCACCTCGGCGTTCAGGCTGGCGAACACGAAGCCCTTGTAGCTGCCCACGCGCGGCACGGGTGCAAGGTCGTGATTGGCGCGCTGGAAGGCGTCCGGGTAGGCGCCCGTGTCCAGGTCCTTGATGTCCACATTGCGCCCGGCACTGTCGAACACCCAGCCGTGGTAAGGGCAGGTGATGTACTTCTGGTTGCCATGGGCGGTGCGACACAGCGCCGCGCCGCGGTGCGGACAGGCATTCAGGAAGGCATGCACGCCACCGTCGGCATCGCGCGTGACGATGACCGGCTGGCGGCCCATGCGGGTGCGGAAAAAGTCGTTCGGTTTGGCCACCTGGCTTTCGTGACACAGGAACAGCCAGGTACCCTCGAAGATGTGCTTCATCTCCAGGTCGAACAGTGCCTGGTCCGTGAACAGGCTTCGGCTGACCTCGAACAGCCAGGCATCCGGCTGGTCGACGAACAGCCGATCGATGTCGTTCGGTTTCACGATGCGCGTTCTCCAGTCTGCCCCGAAAGTGGGACTTCAGACTGTGACGCGCGCCCGTTCCCGGGTCTTGACCGAGGTCAACCGCGCGCGATCATGCGCCGGGTCACTCGGCCTGCGCGCCCAGGGCGTCCAGCGGTTGCGCTATTTCGGGCGGTACCGCGTTGTTAATGGCCACGGCGTAGACCACCACCAGCAGCGCCACCAGCGCCCCGCCGGTCAGAGCCACCGCGCGGGCGCGCACGTACTGACGCAAGGCCCGGAAATTGAGCGCAATGTGCGCGGTCATGGCCGCCACCATGACCAGCCCGAACAGCTTGTGCACCGGGTGCATCTGGATGGTGAAAGACGGTCGTTCGATGAAGAACATCAGCAGTCCGGACGTGGACATGGCGATGAAGGACACGAACAACGTTACCGCGACCAGTTTGTAAAACATGGGGTCCTCGCAAGCAATTGGGCCAATGATCGAGACCGGATATTGGCACAAAGCGCGGTGCCGCGTCTGGCGCGCGTTTGCTGCCAGTTACGACCGCTCAGCGTGTAAACTTGCGCGCCGCTCGCGCTTGCCGGGCGGGCTTTTTATATGGCGAGCGGTGCAACGGCGCGGAGGCCTCGGCGATGGGCATGGAAGATCGGGATGGCGTCATCTGGTTCGACGGGGAGCTGGTGCCCTGGCGCGAGGCCAAGGTGCACGTGTTGACCCACTCCCTGCACTACGGCATGGGCGTGTTCGAGGGCGTGCGGGCGTACAAGACGGCGCGCGGTACGGCGGCGTTTCGCCTGCAGGAACATGTCGATCGCCTGTTCGCCTCGGCGCACATCCTGCAAATGGATATTCCGTTTGCCCGCGACCAGGTAAGGGACGCCTGTCTGGCGGCGTTGCGCGAGAACGGCCTGGAGGCCGGCTATATCCGCCCGCTGGCGTTTTATGGTTCCGAAGGCATGGGCGTGAGCGCGTCGAATCTGACCGTGCACCTGATCGTGGCGGCCTGGCCGTGGGGCGCCTATCTGGGCGAGGAGGCGCTGGAGCGCGGGGTACGGCTGCGGACCTCGTCGTTTGCGCGTCACCACATCAACGTCACCATGTGCCGCACCAAGGCGACCGGTAATTACATCAACTCCATGCTGGCGCTGCGCGAGGCGCAGGCCTGTGGCTATGACGAGGCGCTGCTGCTGGATGTCGACGGCTACGTGGCCGAGGGCAGCGGTGAGAACGTTTTCGTGATCCGCAAGGGCGTCATTTCCACGCCGGACATCACCTCGGCGCTGGAAGGTATCACCCGCGACACGGTGATCACCTTGGCGCGCGAAGTGGGCCTGGAGGTGCGCGAGAAGCGCATCACCCGCGACGAGGTGTACCTGGCCGACGAGGCGTTCTTCACCGGTACCGCCGCCGAGGTGACGCCGATCCGCTCGCTTGACGACCGCCTGATCGGCGGGGGTACGCCCGGGCCGATCACGCGCGATCTGCAGAAGCGCTACTTTGCCACCGTCAACGGCGAGAACGACGGGCATGCCGACTGGCTGACCCTGGTGTGATGGGCTCCAGCATGGGCTCCAGCAGTGAGGAACACGCGGTGACGCACGACATTAGAGCCAGTACCCAGAATCGCTACGAGGTCACGCGCAAGGATTTACCCCTGTCGTGTCCGATGCCGGGCATGGTGAAGTGGGACTCTCACCCGCGGGTATTTCTGCCGATCGACGAGAGCGGTGAGGAAAAATGCCCGTACTGCGGAGCGGTCTACGTGTTGGTGCCAGAGGCTGAAAATATCCACCGCTGAGGTGAGCGACGACGCGGTACTGGTAGTCGGCCCCTCCTGGGTCGGCGATATGGTGATGATCGAGCCGCTGTTGGCGAGCCTGAAGGCGCGCCAGCCGGTCCCGGCCGTCGATGTGCTGGCGCCTGCCTGGTCAGCGCCGCTGCTGTCGCGCATGGCGCAGGTGCGGCGCGCCATCGATTTGCCTATCGGTCACGGGCAATGGGCTGTCGGCAAGCGCCTGGCCATGGGGCGTGCATTGCGCGGCCAGTACCAGCAGGCCATCGTGCTGCCAGGCTCGTGGAAATCCGCGCTGTTGCCTTTTTTTGCCGGCATCCCTCAGCGCACGGGTTTTGTCCGGGAACTGCGCTACGGGTTGCTGAACGACGCCCGGCGCCTCGACAAGCGCGCCCTGCCAATGACAGTGCAGCGCTTTGCTGCGCTCGGTCTCGGCGCCGGTGCGCCGCTGCCAGGCACGCTTCAGCCACGGCTGAACGCCGACCCGGTGGTGGTTGCGCGGACCTTGGCGAGCTTGGGGCTCAGTACGGGCAGCGCACCGGTATTGCTGTTGTGTCCGGGCGCCGAGTTTGGTCCGGCCAAGCGCTGGCCAGCTGTGCATTTTGCCGCGCTGGCGCGCCATTATCGCCAGCGCGGCTGGCAGGTTTGGCTGGTCGGCTCGGCCAGGGACGCGTCCATCACGGCCCAGGTCAAGGCCGCTGCCGGTGATGGCTGTATCGATCTGGCCGGGCGCACCGATCTTGGGGAGGTTTGCGATGTCATCGCCGCGGCCGATCTTGTGGTCAGCAACGACAGTGGCTTGATGCACGTGGCGGCGGCGCTGGGCCGGCCCTTGGTTGCGGTGTACGGGTCCTCGGACCCCGGTTTTACACCACCGTTATCGGCACGGGCCCGGGTGGTGAGCCTGGCCCTGTCGTGCAGCCCGTGTTTCAAACGCGAGTGCCCGCTCGGTCACCTGCGCTGCCTGAACGATCTTGACCCGGAGCGGGTGCTGGCCGCCGCGGCGGAGCTGGATGCGTGAAGCTGTTATTGGTCAAGACCTCGTCCCTGGGTGACGTGTTGCATGCCCTGCCAGCGCTGACCGAGGCCAAGGCGCATGTGCCCGCGCTGGAGTGTCACTGGGTGGTGGAAGAAGCCTATGCCGCCATCCCGGCCTGGCATCCGGCAGTGACCAGGGTGTTGCCGCTGGCGCTGCGCCGGTGGCGGCGCGCGCCACTGGCGGCACTGCGCTCGGGTGAGTGGTCGGTGTTCAGTTCGGCGTTGCGCGGGCGCCGTTACGACTGTGTCCTGGACGCGCAGGGTCTGCTAAAGACCGCGCCGGTGACGCTCCTGGCACGCGGCGCCACGGTGGGTTTCGACCGGCACAGCGCCCGTGAGGGACTGGCGGCCC of the Immundisolibacter sp. genome contains:
- a CDS encoding TenA family transcriptional regulator; translated protein: MATAAHDIHTAYLVDVKGDWLRHLKDDVLEPLAAKALAHPVLRDIESGRLPKEKFTRMMANLCWVITGFPEYVSALAARCPKNDHMVKAALLENAYIERDHPFLLAQAVTALGGPGDAILDGPDWVSFDFDPYVHMLRMTIEGYVFHRPWIEGMAATAVGVESVVPAVFGRIGAAAIKHYGLTEDDAEWFHIHSGEVEMEHGNEGLRVLDKYVADDDLDTQAACIAAARLVSDGIGVGLFDAVGRW
- a CDS encoding Rieske 2Fe-2S domain-containing protein — encoded protein: MKPNDIDRLFVDQPDAWLFEVSRSLFTDQALFDLEMKHIFEGTWLFLCHESQVAKPNDFFRTRMGRQPVIVTRDADGGVHAFLNACPHRGAALCRTAHGNQKYITCPYHGWVFDSAGRNVDIKDLDTGAYPDAFQRANHDLAPVPRVGSYKGFVFASLNAEVPDLETHLGNTRPFIDMLAGMGPDGAEVLRGSSTYTYRGNWKMQCENGIDGYHFTSVHGNYVGVITRRLEGADSGGRPDKVKTGFDKNALTGRTGCYDLGRGHAMIWSTFPRPENRPLWDSRDEVRARLGEVYADWMLRRQRNLLIYPNVNLMEQASSQIRVFQPIAPDLTQVQIYCIAPKGEDRVARERRIRQYEDFFNATGMATPDDLSEFEACQDGFQARYVAWQQGYDRGMTRMIRGADDLAQQLGINPESSGPHVMDETLYYGQYREWRRLISCGVR
- a CDS encoding TenA family transcriptional regulator — translated: MATVAKELHTHYLIDVKGDWLRHLKQDVLEPLTGKAVNHPVLKAIEAGRLPKEKFARMMANLCWVITAFPEYVSALAARCPKNDHVIKAALLENAYIERDHPFLLAQAVNALGGPGDAILEGPDWVSFDFDPYVHMLRMTIEGYVFHRPWIEGMAATAVGVETVTPAVFGGLGRAAVQHYGVSEEDAEWFRIHGGEVEMEHGNDGLRVLDKYVGADDLNTQHACIAAARLVSDSVGVGVLDMVGRW
- a CDS encoding zinc-finger domain-containing protein, whose amino-acid sequence is MGSSSEEHAVTHDIRASTQNRYEVTRKDLPLSCPMPGMVKWDSHPRVFLPIDESGEEKCPYCGAVYVLVPEAENIHR
- a CDS encoding 2Fe-2S iron-sulfur cluster-binding protein, with protein sequence MARIRINNGPWRKVMPGSSLLGLIRGRAGIRIHTSCGLGNCGSDIVLIRSGMEHLSPAFPSELRTLAVEGAPDNARLSCVTKLLEGDVEIEVPDYSLEQPAA
- a CDS encoding DUF4405 domain-containing protein; translated protein: MFYKLVAVTLFVSFIAMSTSGLLMFFIERPSFTIQMHPVHKLFGLVMVAAMTAHIALNFRALRQYVRARAVALTGGALVALLVVVYAVAINNAVPPEIAQPLDALGAQAE
- the waaF gene encoding lipopolysaccharide heptosyltransferase II, with amino-acid sequence MSDDAVLVVGPSWVGDMVMIEPLLASLKARQPVPAVDVLAPAWSAPLLSRMAQVRRAIDLPIGHGQWAVGKRLAMGRALRGQYQQAIVLPGSWKSALLPFFAGIPQRTGFVRELRYGLLNDARRLDKRALPMTVQRFAALGLGAGAPLPGTLQPRLNADPVVVARTLASLGLSTGSAPVLLLCPGAEFGPAKRWPAVHFAALARHYRQRGWQVWLVGSARDASITAQVKAAAGDGCIDLAGRTDLGEVCDVIAAADLVVSNDSGLMHVAAALGRPLVAVYGSSDPGFTPPLSARARVVSLALSCSPCFKRECPLGHLRCLNDLDPERVLAAAAELDA
- a CDS encoding branched-chain amino acid transaminase; this translates as MGMEDRDGVIWFDGELVPWREAKVHVLTHSLHYGMGVFEGVRAYKTARGTAAFRLQEHVDRLFASAHILQMDIPFARDQVRDACLAALRENGLEAGYIRPLAFYGSEGMGVSASNLTVHLIVAAWPWGAYLGEEALERGVRLRTSSFARHHINVTMCRTKATGNYINSMLALREAQACGYDEALLLDVDGYVAEGSGENVFVIRKGVISTPDITSALEGITRDTVITLAREVGLEVREKRITRDEVYLADEAFFTGTAAEVTPIRSLDDRLIGGGTPGPITRDLQKRYFATVNGENDGHADWLTLV